The sequence GTTGCATAGGAGTGGTGGAACCATTTGCTGCTTAATTCAATCTTTTCAGTTATCCAAAGTACACAGGCAAGAGTATAGGatatataatttagttattggaTGTTCGACATTCCACCACTGGATAAGAAGTTTGATTCATGTTACAACAAAAGTTAAGATTGTGCATATCTggcaaaataattttttatctctttttaGTTCTCATTTTAAAATCTCTCTATATCTATGTTTTATTTCCTTGCATGAAAAGAGGTTCGTGAATTTTACAATTTAGATGCCTGTCTAAAGTGCATGTGACTCCCAACTTTTGTACTTACTCCATGCAACAAAGGCAGTTGAGACTTGTCAGTCATTAGATTCTCTGCAAAGCTTATATTGACAGATGGATGTAATAGTTTTAGTATACTAGTTCCACCACCACCTCTTTTTCGAGAGATCAGTGGAACCAGACCCTCTATCTGCTGCATCTTAGTGGTTATCTTTGTCCGCCTGTTAGATTCCCTTTCACCTTTTATATTTGGTAGGACTGGTAATGGAGTATATAAAGCAAAATAGTTGTCATGCATCGATCTTAAAACTTGAACTGAAAATGCTGCATGATATGAGCAAAATTGGTCTCTTTTAGGCCAAAAATACATTTGACTGTGTTCTTGTAGGCTAGAGGCTTGCTTAAGCAATAGATTCTGAGAATGATGCAAAATTGTATCATTTTGTAACAGATGTTACAATATAAAATCTGCTACTAGAAATGTTTCAAGTGAAAAGGTGACTTAGAGCTTTTGGTATAtctaacaaaattgagtttgcAAAGGCTTGAAAGATAAGCCATTTTTATGTGTTTATTTTGAaatggaaaataatttttttttgttggcatATGACCATGTAATCCATTAGATTAGTGCTCTCTCTGTGAGATAATAATTTCTATTGATTTTCATGCAGGTTTAACATTGTTGGACAGGTAATCCCAGAAGTTATTGGGTTTGAAGTTCAAAGCCTCTATTGTCCAGTGGAGAGCATACCTCAACTGGAGCTAAACAATCCTTTTATATTCTTCTGAGCAGTTAAAGAAATTTCTGTTTTGCAGTGGGCAGTCACTACTAGTATAGATTTCTCACTTGCACAACTATTGCAAGTAATTATCCTACTTAGCACTGGTGGAAACAATGGAGGAGGATACCTGGCTTCTAAATATGTGGTCATCGGGTTTCATGGGGGAATTCTGCtgattcatgccataataaacaGTCTATCAATTACCTGGTTATCTTTCTTTGGACAGCTTGCGGCTATCTGGAATGTCTTAGGTAGGATTATACTttccatttttcatttttttaaggtCATCAGAGAGATTgaaacaatcttccacttggttACCAAATGAAGTTGTTCTCTTCAGGTGTCTTTGTCCTTATGATCCTTATACCAACTGTTGCTACTGAGAGGGCCAGTGCAGATTTTGTGTTTTCTCATTTCAACACTGAAAATGATGCTGGAATCCACAGCAAGCTATACATTTTTGTTTTGGGACTCTTGATGAGTCAATACACACTGACAGGATATGATGCATCTGCTCATATGGTAAGAATTATTCCTGTAGTGTTTTACTATGCTCATGTTAGATATTCGATTTATCACCTAGTTAATGACTATACCTTCATAATTGACACATATCCTACTAGATTTACCATACTTTGGCATTATTTCCACCGAATCCCCTTTCTTCTGTCGTAAGGAGATAGTCCTTTTTCATCACTTCCATCTTAAATCTTCTCAAATCATTTCTTCTCAAAGCATCTAACTTCAGATCTAAGTTCTCTTACTTTGacataaattaatttaaagcccaaaatttgtttttcttttccttcatctACTATCATATACTCATGTACTTATGTTCTATTAATCTTGGCTGTTTCATAAAGATCTTATGCAAATGTTAAATTGGTTCTTTAGCATATATCTTTTTTCCCCAGACAGAGGAAACTAAACACGCAGATAAGAATGGACCAAAAGGAATAATCAGTGCCATTGGCGTATCAATCATTGCAGGCTGGGGTTATCTGCTTGGCATCACATTTGCAGTTAACAACATTCCATATCTTTTGAGCACCGACAATGATGCTGGAGGTTATGCAATTGCAGAAGTTTTCTACCTTGCCTTTAAGAGTAGATATGGAAATGGTGTAGGTGGCATCATTTGCTTGGGAGTTGTTGCTGTTGCTATATTTTTTTGTGGTATGAGCTCAGTAACAAGCAACTCTAGGTAAACATGACTTATATGCTAATTAATATCTGAAATGTTtatctattatttctctcttaaaAGGGGTTAATCCGAGtcgatttatttttgttttttgccTTTAGATTTTAATCATTAGATGCCAAAAAATTATTGTTTGACTGTTTCCTCAAATTTAGGATGGCATATGCATTCTCAAGAGATGGAGCAATGCCGCTATCATCATTGTGGCATAAAGTGAACAAGCAAGAAGTACCATTAAATGCAGTTTGGCTCTCAGCATTTATATCTTTCTGTATGGCTTTGACGGTAATGAATTTTCTGTTGATCTGCCTTGTTTGTTTAAGGTCGCCCACTTTCTAGTTTCATCATGCATATATTTTGACTACGATTGAAATATTATTTGGATATAGCTTGTGTATCATGCACATGCAATCATGGAATAACCTAGCCCCCAGATGCTAAGAGGTTGCATGTTACTGGTGCTTAATTCTTCCAACAGAATCATATCAAAATTGTAGGTATCGTAACATTTGAAAAAACAAAGACCTGCACGAGTTACAGTGTCAAATTTGGATTCTTGGAGATCAATGCCTTGTTAATTTCGCTGCAATAATGCTTGCAAATATTTAAGGTGATTGCCTGAATCTTTTATTTCTAGCATCAGATTTTTTGCCCCTAAATATGTATTCAAGTTTCGATACTCTGTTTGGAACAATCATCACCTGCATTTGCATAAATTGACATTGGCATTTTGTCAAATGAAGTGTTCTTTCTTCCATAACTCACCTAGTTTCCCAATCTCAGTCTCCTAAATTGTGAACCTGTAGGCCTGGACTTTGCACTAACTGTTTAGCAACAGAGCCCTccaaatgtgacatgcagtaaaAGAACCCCCTCAAATTTTGCTTAGCTTATTACTTAACGAGTATCCAAAATCACCTTATTTAGAAGTCATCTGCTGTTAATGGACTGGCTAAACTGGCGAGGGTTCAGATCCATGGTGAGAATGTGCCTTCAAATAGTACTTGCATACAAAACTACACATGCAAACACAGACCAGTCTCATGAAATTTTCAGTTAATGACTGAAAGCAACAGAAGAGAACCAAAGGTTATATCTGATTCAACTGCCCTAGCCCCctcaaagagaggaaaagggggtaggcagagaaagaaagaagagggttATACGAGAATTATCGATTATTTACGTAGATGTTTGCATGGTATAAGTTCTATTATTTGTTTTCTCGATTTTGTTATGGAATTCCTGCAAGtctcatgatttcttttggatgCCTATTCTCATTACTTGTAAGTGTAAGAATCCCTGCTCAATGGCTGATCTCTTTTCTCATATCCTTTTTTTACAGTCTCTTGGAAGCTTAGTAGCATTCCAGGCTATGGTGTCAATAGCTACAATTGGACTCTACATTGCTTATGCTTTGCCTATCTTCTTCCGGGTGACCCTAGCACGCAAATCTTTTGTTCCAGGCCCCTTCAACCTTGGCAGGTATGGGATACTAGTGGGTTGGGTTGCTGTCCTCTGGGTTGCAACAATCACAGTACTATTTTCGCTTCCTGTTGCGTATCCCATAGCAAAGGATACTCTCAATTACACTCCCGTTGCTGTGGGCGGCCTATTCATCCTCTCAGTGTCATCATGGATTCTGAGTGCAAGACACTGGTTCAAAGGCCCTATAACAAATATAGATACATGAATAGAGAAGTGGTGTTATTATGTATTTGTGAAGCACATGAATGAAGAATTAATTGCTTAAATTGTCTTTTCCTTTGATGTACCTGATTGTGTGTTTGGTGTTCCAAATTAGGATTTCCATGATCTTATTTTGCTTTTCATGGTTCCTAAGCAGCAGCTGTTTCAGGGACAGGAAACCTCAAATGTGAATTATATCTACATTAGGGAGATTTTTCTCCAATGGTTTACTTATGCTTTTATGCACTTGGCTAGGTCCAAATCTTCTAATTTGACACACTAATACTAATCTGATTGCATTTTTACATATagttttcaatatcatcatgctTAATTTGACTTGTGATATAATGATAGAAGGCTATCTTAATCCTACCCAGAATATACTAACCTCAGAAATTGGATCCAAAACCTCTTACCTCCTGATCTTGGAAATGATATGCCACAGCTTCTTCtttagaaaagagagagagagaagctagAAGGTAGGTTTCCTAACCTTTTTCTAAAAGTAATTTGTtgattttttcttcttgtaaaaGCATTTTttagataccaagcatgccgTATAAGACTTTTTAACTTGAACTATTTTTAAGTTCAATTTAGATCTATGTTGGTATGGGCTGCACAACAGTAACATTACCTTTTTCGTAACATTATATTTGGTCGATGGTTGTAATCTCACGTTAGAAAGGAGTTTGGGAAGATTGTTGTGATTTCTATGCAATTTATTGTTATGATACATAACTGTAATAATGCTTAACAAACAAATATAGTCATGAATGTTGTCCGAGTTGCAGAAGATGATGGATGTATATATTATCCTATAATAAGGAGGATTGAGAAGGGATAGGTGGATTTTCTTATGAACTAACAACGAAACAAAAGGTTACActctgaaaagaacaaaatcgcTATAGTTTTCTCAAGTACGATGCGAATTACGATGCTGCCTCCATTGCTTAGAAAATAGCAGAATGATCTCGTGAAAATCACCGTCAATCTTcatccgaaaaaaaaaaaaaacacaatacATACCACCTCAAACAACTTGCAATGGTGACCTCTGTTTCACATTTAATTTTGGCTGATTCTTGGCTCTGGGCTTCTCAATTTGGGATCATGAGGGAAGCTATTGACTGCTGGTTCTATTCCTATAACCATGACCTCTGCTCCGGATACAGAGCGGCAGCTCGGTGGTGTGTTCAAGGTCTACATCACTCTACAGTCTCTTCTATATGGCTCAAAGGCGTCTCAAAGACAAATTATCTCTTGGCTAACAAGAGCACAAAGCATGTGACGCTTTCGACCATAACCTTGAGAATCTGATCCATCTATGCTTCCAGGAATAAAAATGAAGTTTTTATTAAGCTTACAACTAGTTAGTCTGGTTTCTTCTCATCTTTCTTCAAATCTTTTGTGGGCACTGATGCTTGCTACTGCTGCAAGTTTTTATATCATCCCCCAAGTCGAGCATTTCCATATATATGTTATCCATGCTTATAATTTGTTGACCATCTACCAGCCAAACTATTCTTCATCATTAGTAAACTGTAACTAGCTTTTGTTCTCAGATGTCTCTGGTACCCTTTGGCTGAGGAAAAGGACTCGTAGGTTCCATCATGCTGAAAACAGACTTATTCCTCAAAATTTTGCCAGTCCAATCTTCAATTACTTGTGGTGGACATTTTCCttggatttaattttttttattctaattTCAGAATTGACTGTAATGGTATTTTGAACTATGAACGGACCACAATAGTTATTCTCATAAGCTGATTGTTTCTCTTCTCTGCCTGACCTCATCTTCTTGGAGCTATCTCGCTGTCTAGTCCAAGTATTGTTAAATTAACGAAACATTAGGAATATAATACCATGCAGGCTTTTCAAGTGCAGTATTTTACTCAACCAAAAAAAAGTCTTCCTCATGTCATATGGACAATCGTCACCTTAGACTTTCATAACATCGAACTCCTTATCTTTGGATGGTCACAAAATCATGCCCACCAAAATCATTGGGGCATTTGGTGACCTAAATGGGACCATCAGGGTGATCTCAGATCATAGATAATTAGAGATGCTATTTAAATCACTTATAATACGATTATGTATTGGCAATGAAGTATCGTGCATGAATTGTGATCGAAAGAAAAATCATTATATCAAAAAGGGTTATCGAAACCTGCACATCCGGGTATCGAGAGAGAACAAACCCTCCCCGCAAGGTGCTCCCCGAAAAGCTGACCCAGCTTAGCCTCATCCCACTCACCCCCTCCGAGGACAAGGAGATCGCAAACACACAGGCCCTCTGCTACCTCGACACTAACCATAGTCGGCCAAAGCCGCAAGGGAAGGGCATCCACCCACGGATCACCAGCCACATCAATGCTCCGCTCATCGCCTATCAGCCATCTAGTATACGCAAGGGCAGTGGGCAAGTACCTCGCTATCTCTCGCTACAGGAAAGAGCATCTCCGCCCTCCACAGGCCGATGTCTCGGGACCCATTCCCCCGTAACGGGCTACCATGGTCCGACTCCAGAAGCCCTGCGACTCTAACAAGAAACGACCAACATGCCGGGCAATGAGCACTTCCCGCTGCTCCAGGAGAGAGAGTACCCCAAGATCACCCTCGCTGGAAGGAAGGCAAACACTCTTCCAAGCCACTAGGTGCATCCCGTGACCACCTCCATGCGAGCCCCATAGAAAGCTTCGAAGTAATCACTTAATCTTCAACAACACTGTCTTTGGCACCACCATGTTCACCATGTGATAGATGGGCATGGAGCCTAGAACAGATCTAATCAACGCCAATCTTTCCATCATCTATAGAGACGTTGCCCGCCATCCCTCCAGCCTACTCTGGACCCGTTGCACCAAACCAGTGCACTCAGAAACTCTCAACCTCCTACCAGTGATGATACCCAGATAGCTCTAGGTCCCGGCCTGCTCCGGCATCTCCAGAATCCTCCGGATCTCCCGTCTAACTCCAAGCGATGTGCTAGGGCTAAAGAAAATGGTAGACTTTTGGAAGTTCACTCTCTACCCAGACGCAACACAGTAGTCAGCCAGTACTCTACTGAGAGCCTGTGCGTCCGCCACCCGCACTCTAGTCAAGAGAAAACAGTCATCGGCAAAGAGTAAGTGAGATATCGGCTGGGCTCCTAGAGCTGCGACGTAGGCCGTCAGCTCCTGATCAGCACACGCAACCTGCAGTGCCCGAGACATGACATCAGAGCAAATGATGAACAAGTACGGAGATAACGGGCATCCCTATCGAAGCTCTATGGTGGACTTGAAAAAAGAGGATGGTGGgccgttgaccaagatagaaaaCTTCGGTCCCCAAACACACTCCAGCATCCAATCAATCCAGATGTCATGAAAACCAAAACTCTCCAAAGCTCGTCTAAGGAAGCTCCACTTGATTTTGTTATAAGCTCGCTCCATGTCCAGCTTGACTTGAAGATCTCACATTCTTCATTATTAATATACTATAATTAGCTTTTGTTCTCAGATATCTCTGATGAGGAAAAGGACTTGTTGGTTCCGTCATGCTGAAAACAGACTTATTCCTCAAAATTTTGCCAGTCCAATCTTCAATTACTTGTGGTGGACATTTTCcttggatttattttttttattctaattTCAGAATTGATTGTGATGGTATTTTGAACGATGAACGGACCATAATAGTCGTCCTCAGAAGCTGATTGTTTTTCTTCTATGCCTGACCTCATCTTCTTGGAATTGTCTCGTTGTCTAGTCCAAGTGTTGTTAaattaatgaaacattagaaatatAATACCATGCAGGCTTTTCAAGTGCAGTATTTTACTCAACCAAGAAAAAGTCTTCCTCGTGTCACATGGACGATCGTCACCTTAGACTTTCATAACATCGAACTCCTTATCTTTGGATGGCCACAAAATCATGCCCACCAAAATCGTTGGGGCATTTGGTGACCTAAATGGGACCATCAGGGCGATCTAAGATCATACATGATTAGAGATGCTATTTAAATCATTTATAATATGATTATGTATCGGCAATAAAGTATCGTGCGTGAATTGTGATCGAAAGAAAAATCATTATTATCGCGAAAGAGAAACCTCCACAAGCGCTGACTTTATATGAGCTTGGTTATCAAGAATAGGAATTGCACGGTTTTTGCATGCGCTGCAAGAATGTAGGAGCAAATTGCAGGTCCATTTTTGATTGGAGAAACTCATAGAAATATAGCCATCTTATAGAATTGTTCATTGGCTCATAGTGGTTGGTGGTTAAACCTCTCTCTTATGATTCAGGCCATGGCAGTCCAAATTTCAACAGGTATTGCAGAACGCCGCATTAGAAAAAGGCGTAGAGCATGATTGCATCCAATCCAAAGGGCCATCTATGCCAACATTGTTCCATAGCTGGACCCCTAGAAATTCTTAGGCCCTCTACAATTTCGGGTAGAAAAACAAGGCATGTTCGAGACTCTACTACCTCACACGTTTCCTCCTAGCTATCATAAAGTCAATATATCTCGCTCTTGTACCGCCCAATATCTGGTGAACTGGTTGAACTATGGCCGATCTTCTTAGGAGATCAGTATCATCAAACATACCTTCGATGGCTCTGATCCCTTAACCTAAATTTGGGACCTCACATGGGGGCGTATCTTTGGTGGCCGATAATAAAACCAGTGTCATTTGCATTTGGGGCAGCCAATTAAAGCCCATGCTATCAGGATCACTCTGGACCCGGCTAGACGAATCTCATTCCCCAATCCCCACCCAAACTGGCGAGCTTATGTCATTTACCATAAATTATAATTCCCGTCAATATCTCTTGACACCATATAAAAAATCCATGGCTTTGTGCCAGCCATACAGCAGCCACAGGGATCCGTTTGCTTGGGGATTCCTAACGTATTCTCCTACCATATTCTACTCGCTGCCATAATTCAAAGATTCTCCTATCAATCAATATAGCCCTCCACGTTTC is a genomic window of Phoenix dactylifera cultivar Barhee BC4 chromosome 4, palm_55x_up_171113_PBpolish2nd_filt_p, whole genome shotgun sequence containing:
- the LOC103705651 gene encoding amino-acid permease BAT1 homolog isoform X2; the protein is MVWGKDGTNGSTRSDVDSSMDTGHSRLHELGYKQELKRDLSVLSNFAFSFSIISVLTGITTLYNTGLKFGGPVAMTYGWFIAGFFTMIVGLSMAEICSSYPTSGGLYYWSAKLSGNEWAPFASWMTGWFNIVGQWAVTTSIDFSLAQLLQVIILLSTGGNNGGGYLASKYVVIGFHGGILLIHAIINSLSITWLSFFGQLAAIWNVLGVFVLMILIPTVATERASADFVFSHFNTENDAGIHSKLYIFVLGLLMSQYTLTGYDASAHMTEETKHADKNGPKGIISAIGVSIIAGWGYLLGITFAVNNIPYLLSTDNDAGGYAIAEVFYLAFKSRYGNGVGGIICLGVVAVAIFFCGMSSVTSNSRMAYAFSRDGAMPLSSLWHKVNKQEVPLNAVWLSAFISFCMALTSLGSLVAFQAMVSIATIGLYIAYALPIFFRVTLARKSFVPGPFNLGRYGILVGWVAVLWVATITVLFSLPVAYPIAKDTLNYTPVAVGGLFILSVSSWILSARHWFKGPITNIDT
- the LOC103705651 gene encoding amino-acid permease BAT1 homolog isoform X3; protein product: MVWGKDGTNGSTRSDVDSSMDTGHSRLHELGYKQELKRDLSFNIVGQWAVTTSIDFSLAQLLQVIILLSTGGNNGGGYLASKYVVIGFHGGILLIHAIINSLSITWLSFFGQLAAIWNVLGVFVLMILIPTVATERASADFVFSHFNTENDAGIHSKLYIFVLGLLMSQYTLTGYDASAHMTEETKHADKNGPKGIISAIGVSIIAGWGYLLGITFAVNNIPYLLSTDNDAGGYAIAEVFYLAFKSRYGNGVGGIICLGVVAVAIFFCGMSSVTSNSRMAYAFSRDGAMPLSSLWHKVNKQEVPLNAVWLSAFISFCMALTSLGSLVAFQAMVSIATIGLYIAYALPIFFRVTLARKSFVPGPFNLGRYGILVGWVAVLWVATITVLFSLPVAYPIAKDTLNYTPVAVGGLFILSVSSWILSARHWFKGPITNIDT
- the LOC103705651 gene encoding amino-acid permease BAT1 homolog isoform X1, whose product is MGMESGDAGEGAPYLLLLEDQIRDNADSDDSRLRQLGYKQELSRRLSAISNFSVTFSIISILAGITTLFNTGLEFGGPATMIYGWPIAGGFTLVVGLAMAEICSAYPTSGGLYFWSAKLCGDQWGPFASWITGWFNIVGQWAVTTSIDFSLAQLLQVIILLSTGGNNGGGYLASKYVVIGFHGGILLIHAIINSLSITWLSFFGQLAAIWNVLGVFVLMILIPTVATERASADFVFSHFNTENDAGIHSKLYIFVLGLLMSQYTLTGYDASAHMTEETKHADKNGPKGIISAIGVSIIAGWGYLLGITFAVNNIPYLLSTDNDAGGYAIAEVFYLAFKSRYGNGVGGIICLGVVAVAIFFCGMSSVTSNSRMAYAFSRDGAMPLSSLWHKVNKQEVPLNAVWLSAFISFCMALTSLGSLVAFQAMVSIATIGLYIAYALPIFFRVTLARKSFVPGPFNLGRYGILVGWVAVLWVATITVLFSLPVAYPIAKDTLNYTPVAVGGLFILSVSSWILSARHWFKGPITNIDT